Part of the Quercus lobata isolate SW786 chromosome 6, ValleyOak3.0 Primary Assembly, whole genome shotgun sequence genome, CCATGACAAACAAAATGACAATCAAGAAGGATCTCATAAAATACATAAGCAGGTCAGGTTTAAGTTTTGAAACTGACAATTGAATCTAAATCACTCGAAATTATGCACCTCCACATTATTGTTACCCAGACTGAACAAGAGATTGCAAAGTTCAACCACAAAAGGAAGAAACGTCTATTTTGAAATAATTCTTTAATCACATATTCTTCTAACCACTACAACACTGCAGGCGGGCCCACAGTAGTCATCTCCATCAAAATCTATCTTTTTCTGACTAGCAATCCAAAGAAAccaatttttactattattctaACAGCTAATATTATGTTGTGTTCAATCTCAAACATGTCCCCCCCGCCTATCAAGAATATTTTGATCTATAGCATCTCCTCATGGTTGTGCCTAGAAATAGCCCTACTATAAGTCTCACGGACAGAACAAAAATAAAGCTACTTGTATCAAAGGAACCACATTTTTCTGAAAATATTCTGCAACCTAAACCATAGAGTAAACACGGAGGTAGGGAGAGAACTTGATGCCAACCCTTGATGCAAGCTTATCTGAACAGCTCTCCAGTACTTGTAATTTAGTTTACTAGTGTTGCAAAGGTTGTATGTAGAATCTCAAAACAATAACATCAATAtaaccatctttttttttcccctgtttgGTGGCTAAGCAACAAGAATATGATCAATTGCAAAGAAGGTTCAACAACTCAGGCTTGATAATATCCAGGTTTAACTTCATCAATTGCATCAAACTGCATGGTTTAACTATCATTTATGGATAGTTTACTTACAGACCAAGATAACCATAATTACAGTTTGGAGAATTTCAAGCTCCTGTTTGCATTCTATATCTAAGCAATGAAAAGAAAGATAACAATACACATAGATTCAGAAATAGTTGtacataacaacaataaatacaACCACGCCTTAGTCCCAAAACGTTGAGATAGAATACGGATCCTCTACAAACTAATCAAGGTCGGTCAAATATATTAGGGGACGTCCCAACTTGTATTTGTAGTGATTCATTTATAATAAAGTGACTAAATTATATGTTGGGCATCAATCTACTGCAATCCCCATTCTTTTTTTGGCTTGGGACCGGCTGTGAATAAAATATATGTCATGCAGCAACTTGTTTCtttataaaactattatttCCTTCCTCATTGAATATATAGATCAGATTGTCTTTTTATGTAAGTGCTTTACTAAACATACAGAAATTCCTAGGCCTAACAGCAAACATTTACTCTGAGATCCAAGTAACTAGGTCCTCCACATTCAAATTTGAATAGTTATAAGGATTTAAAAGAAACTCAAAAGTTTACTGCAAGCCAAAAGAGAATTATATAAGTCAAACTACCTGTGGATGAGCAATAGCATCCTTCATTGTATTGGCAACATGAATCGGAAGATCAAAAGTGGCACATCCATTTGAATACACAATCACATCCTCCAAAGGAACAAGTAAACCCCGATTTCTTGCAGACAATGTTGAACACACAAAATCCAGCACACATACATCGGTGCATATCCCTACCACCAAAATCTCAACAAACAAgaaaagttacaaaattagtttgATTGTCGCACTATTAATTGAAAGTATTACAGCTCATATACACACCACAAATTCCCTTTAATAATCATTCAAACTATTCAATCAAAGCAGATGATCTTTTTGTGGGAACGGGAAAAGCCTACCTTTTTTATCTGGTTATTTCTCACCCAATCTATAAACAAATTGGAGCCATCTTTTTCAATTGAACCGAGAAACCCATCAATGCAATCTTTGCATCTAAGTGTTGCATTTGGTTCATTCTCTAACCATTGCAGGGCTGCAGATTATAGTAAGAAAGCAAAATGAGTAAGGAAACTCGTAAACCGTTCAAGGCAATGCAAATATGTTCAGCTAAAACAGGAAaagtaggggtgtcaattcgtgttcgcgggtcgggttcgtgtcgtgtcgagcCATAAGTACTCTGCTATATGAGTTAACCCGAACCCGACCTGTTTAGTAAACGTGTCAAGAatcctcaaccctaacccgacccgtttattaaacaggttgaCCCAATCCGACACGTTTAACCTGTTTAATTAATAAGTCATAtaaaagttaatacaaataacCTATTTAATAACTTGTTTGATTAATAGGTCATATATGACCtaaataatctattatcaatttttatatatctaaaattaaaatacaattacggccataaatatagtaataaacatataattacaacaacaaaaattaagcaataataacaaaatttaatgccTTTATTATTTAAACGGGTCAAACAGGTCAGACGGGTTCACATGTGTGAACCCGAACacgacccatttattaaacgggtcagccGTGTCAACCCGAATATGACCCGAACCCATTTAGCCTCAATCCATGACCTATTTATAAACAGGTTAGTCATGTCGGGTTTACGGGTTGTGTtagattttgccacccctaaggAAAAGTATAATAGCTAATGATAGGGatgggaaaaaaagagagagaaaatcaaGTACCAGGAACCAGTTTGGACTCATTTGTTCCGGCTATACAATGAGGTGGATATGGAGGTTCAGGAATATCTGGGTGATGAGAATCAAGGAAAGCAAAAATAGGC contains:
- the LOC115994645 gene encoding nicotinamidase 1; amino-acid sequence: MASSTIELLKEELPVKQESLVLSEEVKTGLVLVDIVNGFCTVGSGNLAPTQPDEQISGMVDESVKLARVFCEKKWPIFAFLDSHHPDIPEPPYPPHCIAGTNESKLVPALQWLENEPNATLRCKDCIDGFLGSIEKDGSNLFIDWVRNNQIKKILVVGICTDVCVLDFVCSTLSARNRGLLVPLEDVIVYSNGCATFDLPIHVANTMKDAIAHPQELMHHIGLYIAKGRGAKVVSEVSFSA